One genomic window of Stieleria sp. JC731 includes the following:
- the recO gene encoding DNA repair protein RecO, which yields MASEQTTAIVLRTIEFSETSLVVHLLTRDFGQIAAIAKGARRPKSSFEGSLDLLAVCRVVLIRKSSDALDLLTEAKLQRRFRGAEKSIQRLYAGYYVAEMLRLMTDNHDPHPALYDAAIDALGQIDGTGNSAAALLAFDASALRLLGHAPTTRNCADCGKPVARERRISFAPIAGGVVCMSCRNRQASVIGVAAATIEQLETLLAPHTRSPVSVSTTVYGELRRVLNRYIQAILGTMPRMQHFLPARMEPDE from the coding sequence ATGGCTTCCGAACAGACGACGGCGATCGTCCTCAGAACGATCGAATTCAGCGAAACCAGTCTCGTCGTCCACCTGCTTACAAGAGACTTTGGGCAAATCGCAGCGATCGCCAAAGGCGCCCGCCGCCCCAAGAGTTCCTTCGAAGGATCGCTTGACCTGCTCGCCGTCTGTCGTGTAGTGCTGATTCGTAAAAGTTCCGATGCGCTCGATTTGCTAACTGAGGCAAAGCTCCAACGAAGATTTCGTGGGGCCGAGAAATCCATTCAACGACTCTACGCGGGATACTACGTCGCCGAAATGCTTCGATTAATGACGGACAATCACGACCCGCACCCGGCACTGTACGATGCCGCCATCGATGCCCTTGGGCAAATCGACGGCACCGGCAACTCCGCCGCGGCTTTGCTGGCGTTTGACGCATCCGCATTAAGACTGCTTGGCCATGCACCGACCACACGAAACTGTGCCGACTGCGGAAAGCCCGTTGCACGCGAACGTCGAATCTCATTTGCACCCATCGCCGGTGGTGTCGTATGCATGTCTTGTCGTAACCGACAAGCCTCGGTCATCGGCGTCGCAGCAGCCACCATTGAACAGCTCGAAACATTGCTAGCACCGCATACGCGAAGCCCAGTCTCTGTTTCCACGACAGTTTATGGCGAATTGCGACGCGTGCTGAACCGATACATCCAAGCAATCCTTGGCACGATGCCTCGGATGCAACATTTTCTGCCCGCCCGGATGGAACCGGACGAATGA
- a CDS encoding PmoA family protein: protein MNRILALALAIMPVAVSAGEVKIVDDGQKAVVTIDGQPFTEYRYSEYAKPILYPVIGPGGKAMTRNYPMVKDVDNEASDHPHHKSIWYTHDDVNGIRFWMEETEGKPVKNIGKQIETSLKIEGNRIVTTNDWQSADGEAVCTDKRVISFGTVGDARYIDYEVTWIASSGDLLIGDTKEGTMGIRTNPNLRLKASAKHGNHTVSGHSINSEGVRDGAMWGKRAAWVDYWGEIDGDTVGVAIFDHPSNPRHPTWWHARDYGLIAANPFGVHDFEGKEDGTGDMTLKAGGTMTFKYRFLFHPGDVEAAKIEERYQAFAK, encoded by the coding sequence ATGAATCGAATTCTTGCCTTGGCCCTCGCCATCATGCCGGTCGCCGTTTCTGCCGGCGAAGTGAAAATTGTTGACGACGGGCAGAAAGCTGTTGTGACCATCGATGGCCAGCCCTTCACCGAATATCGCTACAGCGAATATGCCAAACCGATCCTCTATCCGGTGATCGGCCCAGGCGGAAAGGCAATGACTCGGAACTATCCGATGGTCAAAGACGTCGACAACGAGGCGAGCGATCACCCACACCACAAGTCGATTTGGTACACGCATGACGACGTCAATGGAATTCGCTTCTGGATGGAGGAAACCGAAGGCAAACCCGTCAAAAACATTGGCAAGCAAATCGAAACGTCTTTGAAAATTGAAGGCAACCGCATCGTCACAACCAACGATTGGCAAAGTGCCGATGGTGAGGCCGTCTGCACGGACAAGCGAGTGATAAGCTTTGGTACGGTCGGAGACGCTCGGTACATCGATTATGAGGTCACTTGGATCGCCAGTTCGGGTGATCTGCTGATCGGTGACACAAAAGAAGGCACCATGGGTATTCGTACAAACCCCAACCTTCGCTTGAAAGCGTCAGCAAAGCACGGCAACCACACCGTCAGTGGGCATAGCATTAACAGTGAAGGCGTTCGTGACGGAGCGATGTGGGGCAAGCGTGCAGCGTGGGTTGACTATTGGGGCGAAATCGATGGTGACACCGTTGGCGTTGCGATCTTTGATCACCCAAGCAACCCAAGGCATCCCACTTGGTGGCATGCACGCGATTACGGTTTGATCGCGGCAAACCCGTTTGGCGTCCATGACTTCGAAGGCAAAGAAGACGGCACCGGCGACATGACACTTAAAGCGGGGGGAACGATGACCTTCAAATATCGTTTTTTGTTTCACCCAGGTGATGTCGAAGCAGCCAAGATCGAAGAACGTTATCAAGCGTTTGCCAAGTAG
- a CDS encoding CDC27 family protein, translating into MSRKEKILEMLADDPSDTFLRYSLAMEFRKEGDHGASLEKLGELTKDSPPYVPAFFMAAQQLVDLGRIDEARTQLRDGIDQARSQNDSHAAAEMSQLLASLGEFGEDDEL; encoded by the coding sequence ATGTCGCGAAAAGAAAAGATCTTGGAAATGCTGGCTGACGATCCCAGCGACACCTTCTTGCGATACAGCTTGGCAATGGAGTTCCGCAAAGAGGGCGACCATGGTGCGAGCTTGGAAAAACTTGGCGAATTGACCAAGGATTCGCCGCCTTACGTGCCCGCCTTTTTTATGGCCGCTCAGCAACTTGTCGACCTTGGCCGCATCGACGAAGCCAGGACGCAGTTGCGTGATGGGATCGACCAAGCACGCTCGCAAAACGATAGCCATGCCGCTGCCGAAATGAGCCAATTGCTTGCATCGCTGGGCGAATTCGGCGAAGACGACGAACTTTAA
- a CDS encoding ABC transporter permease: MYRWLLCFRYLKTRYIALASIISVTLGVATLIVVNAVMSGFSAEMHERLHGLASDIMIECHATGGMPDPEGHLREIERVCGPAIVGSSVSVSVPAMLNINYRGQQIGRHVNLIGLDPVSYDRVSDFGKYLLHPENQKSASFQLRDDGYAPDRKELSKAGWAHRKERVASDRQIEAMLAEERRLLEQVKRQQMTPEEIAAEEAANAAAAAGPTFGASMMPSALVGAGDTASGSSATEENIGSSESRLADSVDPMENQFDGIILGISTCSVRGRNPDGEVVDHYYAQPGDDVRMMFPSASDEPKVLNQKFTVVDLYESGMSEYDSTFAFVRLDRLQEARGMINPESGVRSVTTIQLKVAEGVELNLVRDALRRRFPPEVYPYNIQTWRDLQGPLLSAVRLETTILNILLFLIIAVAGFGILATFFMIVVEKTRDIGTLKALGASGHGVSSIFLTYGLLLGFVGSGAGLVGGLLFVDNINGIAGIVERITGQEVFDPTVYYFSEIPTIIEPLTLVWVMIGAMTIAVMASVLPALRAARMHPVRALRFE; this comes from the coding sequence ATGTACCGCTGGTTACTCTGCTTTCGTTATTTGAAAACGCGTTATATCGCGCTCGCTTCGATCATCAGCGTCACGCTAGGTGTGGCGACATTGATCGTTGTCAACGCGGTGATGAGCGGCTTCTCTGCCGAGATGCACGAGCGGCTTCACGGGTTGGCATCGGACATCATGATCGAATGTCATGCGACCGGCGGAATGCCTGATCCGGAAGGTCACTTACGCGAAATTGAACGTGTTTGTGGACCGGCCATCGTTGGGTCTTCGGTCAGTGTGAGTGTGCCTGCGATGTTGAACATCAACTATCGGGGCCAGCAGATCGGACGTCACGTCAATTTGATCGGTTTGGATCCTGTGTCCTATGACCGAGTCAGCGACTTCGGCAAATACCTGTTGCATCCCGAGAATCAAAAGTCGGCGAGTTTCCAATTGCGTGATGACGGTTATGCACCCGATCGCAAGGAGCTTTCCAAAGCTGGGTGGGCTCACCGCAAAGAACGTGTTGCCAGCGATCGTCAAATCGAAGCGATGCTGGCCGAAGAGCGTCGACTGTTGGAACAGGTCAAACGTCAGCAGATGACGCCGGAAGAGATTGCTGCCGAGGAAGCTGCCAATGCCGCTGCGGCTGCGGGGCCAACCTTCGGTGCGTCGATGATGCCTTCCGCACTGGTCGGTGCTGGTGACACTGCTTCTGGTAGCTCTGCGACAGAGGAAAACATTGGTAGCAGCGAAAGCCGTTTGGCCGATTCGGTTGATCCGATGGAAAACCAGTTCGACGGAATCATCTTGGGCATTTCAACGTGCAGCGTTCGCGGCCGAAATCCTGATGGTGAAGTCGTCGACCACTATTACGCTCAGCCCGGCGATGACGTTCGGATGATGTTTCCGAGTGCGAGCGACGAACCTAAAGTGCTCAACCAGAAATTCACGGTCGTGGATTTGTACGAATCTGGGATGAGCGAATACGACAGCACATTTGCGTTCGTTCGTCTGGATCGTCTGCAGGAAGCTCGCGGAATGATCAATCCTGAATCGGGCGTTCGTAGCGTGACGACAATTCAATTGAAAGTCGCCGAAGGCGTTGAGTTGAACCTGGTGCGTGATGCTCTTCGTCGTCGCTTTCCTCCGGAAGTTTACCCTTACAACATTCAGACTTGGCGTGACTTGCAAGGTCCACTGTTGTCTGCCGTCAGACTTGAAACCACGATCCTGAACATACTGCTGTTCTTGATCATCGCGGTTGCAGGTTTTGGCATCTTGGCAACGTTTTTCATGATCGTCGTTGAAAAGACACGCGACATCGGAACGCTGAAGGCACTTGGCGCGTCCGGCCATGGCGTCAGCAGTATCTTTCTGACATACGGCCTACTGCTCGGTTTTGTCGGCAGTGGTGCAGGATTGGTTGGCGGATTGCTATTCGTCGACAACATCAACGGGATCGCGGGAATTGTCGAACGGATCACGGGGCAAGAGGTCTTTGATCCAACCGTGTATTACTTCAGCGAGATCCCCACCATCATTGAACCGCTAACTCTGGTTTGGGTGATGATTGGTGCGATGACGATCGCTGTGATGGCGAGCGTATTGCCGGCACTGCGTGCTGCCCGTATGCATCCGGTACGTGCACTGCGTTTTGAATAG
- a CDS encoding tetratricopeptide repeat protein: MKRTANQKKYKRIIRNTPTALVLMACAVGCQSFGGSDSGQSMFPPLPFMSSADADSSTESESTPTTRKPGTNRFGSSHLVGYVTGESEDLPKAKELYREADAIFREAVQAPDGERAEMFQQSAKLFKKASKEAPGSAIHQDALFMQGEAYFFADDLNNARDSFENLQKEFPRNRHTDRAAARLFSISKYWIDVDKSGSESWYTLNFFDKKRPMRESSSHAIRVLDQIRYDDPTGKLADDATMAAAIEYIRREDYERADEFLTDLRETFSDSDHLFHAHLLGIRCKLEVYAGPLYSERMLDEADDLVKQTRRRFPDKLKDEKYEKMVARAAAEIEYHKAEKLAFRAGIREKQHEYSAARDLYRKLLRDHPSAPQAEQARETLAKIEELPGSPDRPLAFMTKVFPSAKQSPPLVTVDTLQEQGSEEESAPSESIFR; encoded by the coding sequence ATGAAACGAACTGCCAATCAAAAGAAATACAAACGCATCATTCGCAACACGCCAACGGCTTTGGTTCTGATGGCTTGTGCCGTCGGTTGCCAGTCCTTTGGTGGTTCCGACAGCGGACAAAGTATGTTTCCGCCGCTGCCGTTCATGTCCAGCGCCGATGCGGACTCGTCGACGGAAAGCGAAAGCACGCCGACAACTCGCAAGCCGGGCACGAATCGGTTTGGCTCAAGCCACTTGGTTGGCTATGTGACCGGCGAAAGCGAAGACTTGCCCAAAGCAAAAGAGCTGTATCGCGAAGCCGATGCGATCTTCCGTGAGGCTGTCCAAGCCCCCGATGGCGAACGTGCGGAGATGTTCCAGCAATCGGCAAAGCTATTCAAGAAAGCCAGCAAGGAGGCCCCCGGGTCGGCGATTCATCAAGATGCGTTATTCATGCAAGGCGAAGCGTACTTCTTCGCTGACGACCTAAACAACGCTCGCGATTCGTTCGAAAACCTGCAAAAGGAGTTCCCTCGAAACCGCCATACCGACCGAGCTGCTGCTCGCCTGTTCTCGATCAGCAAATACTGGATCGACGTCGACAAGTCGGGAAGCGAATCGTGGTACACGCTGAACTTCTTTGACAAAAAACGTCCGATGCGTGAATCGTCCAGCCACGCGATTCGGGTGCTTGATCAAATTCGATACGACGACCCTACCGGTAAACTCGCCGATGACGCCACGATGGCCGCGGCAATCGAATATATCCGTCGCGAAGATTACGAGCGGGCCGATGAATTCCTAACTGACCTACGCGAAACATTTAGCGATAGCGACCACTTGTTCCACGCCCATCTACTGGGAATCCGTTGCAAGCTGGAAGTCTACGCCGGGCCGCTCTACAGCGAACGGATGCTCGATGAAGCTGACGACTTGGTCAAGCAAACTCGCCGACGTTTTCCAGACAAGCTGAAAGACGAAAAGTACGAAAAGATGGTTGCCAGGGCTGCTGCCGAAATCGAATACCACAAAGCAGAGAAGCTTGCCTTCCGCGCAGGCATTCGTGAAAAGCAACATGAATACAGCGCCGCTCGTGACCTGTATCGCAAGCTGCTCCGCGACCATCCCTCGGCGCCGCAGGCTGAACAAGCTCGCGAGACGTTGGCAAAGATCGAAGAGCTCCCGGGCTCTCCCGACCGCCCACTGGCGTTCATGACCAAAGTCTTTCCTTCGGCAAAACAATCTCCGCCGTTGGTCACGGTTGATACCCTGCAAGAGCAAGGCTCCGAAGAAGAATCCGCCCCCAGCGAATCGATTTTCCGATAG
- the lptE gene encoding LPS assembly lipoprotein LptE: MDRTRTPFHKLANASNQVAFALLLVLAGSCGCASYRFGADAMYPANIRTVHIPVVRNETFRPDLGKQLTEALVSEVQRRTPYKVVSSPMADSVLNVKIITQSKTVLTEVLSDDPRALDTAITVHANWVSRGGQPLMQNSIASLNNDMTGFSQNARFVPEAGQSIDTANLQAIEQLASRIVSQMESRW; this comes from the coding sequence ATGGACCGCACCAGAACACCATTTCACAAGCTCGCAAACGCTTCCAATCAGGTCGCGTTCGCGCTGTTGCTGGTCCTTGCCGGTTCTTGTGGATGTGCGTCTTATCGTTTTGGCGCCGATGCGATGTACCCGGCAAACATTCGGACCGTTCACATTCCGGTCGTTCGCAACGAAACCTTTCGCCCAGACCTGGGCAAGCAACTGACCGAAGCACTGGTGAGTGAAGTTCAACGCCGCACGCCTTACAAAGTCGTGAGCAGTCCGATGGCTGATTCGGTCTTGAACGTCAAAATCATCACCCAGTCCAAAACGGTTCTCACTGAGGTGCTTAGTGATGACCCGCGTGCTCTTGATACGGCCATCACTGTCCATGCCAACTGGGTCTCGCGTGGCGGTCAACCTTTGATGCAAAACAGCATCGCGTCATTGAATAACGACATGACTGGGTTCAGCCAAAACGCTCGCTTTGTTCCCGAAGCTGGACAGTCCATCGACACGGCGAATCTGCAAGCCATCGAACAATTGGCGAGCCGAATCGTGTCCCAAATGGAATCTCGCTGGTAG
- a CDS encoding cytochrome c oxidase subunit 3, whose amino-acid sequence MPSEALQTDPTGDPREATRPVLPVDERVRQGGWIFIGSLLVFFVTSILLYGLYVYSRRNDPRSAIELPGAFLVSTIFLVSISGLVHWATRTVRRDRFGQTAILLGASTFAAIVFTVIQCWAMLKMLLGSDAFAGTGQGVAGMVIVLAVLHALHVLGGIIALGIVAARASIGLYDHERHWPVDFAAQYWHFLDIVWLCMMLAFWCTTGGFGF is encoded by the coding sequence ATGCCTTCAGAAGCACTGCAAACAGATCCAACAGGGGATCCTCGTGAAGCCACACGTCCGGTCTTGCCGGTGGATGAACGCGTTCGCCAAGGGGGCTGGATTTTTATCGGCTCGTTGCTGGTTTTCTTTGTCACCAGCATTCTACTGTACGGTCTATACGTCTACAGCCGTCGAAACGACCCGCGTAGCGCAATTGAGCTGCCAGGTGCGTTTTTGGTGAGCACGATTTTTTTAGTCTCGATTAGCGGTTTGGTGCATTGGGCAACGCGGACGGTCCGGCGGGACCGATTTGGCCAAACAGCCATCCTGTTGGGTGCCAGTACGTTTGCGGCGATCGTTTTCACCGTGATCCAGTGCTGGGCTATGTTGAAAATGCTGCTGGGTTCAGATGCCTTTGCCGGGACAGGGCAGGGCGTGGCCGGGATGGTGATTGTCCTTGCCGTTCTTCACGCGCTGCACGTGCTCGGCGGAATCATTGCACTCGGGATCGTGGCCGCACGTGCTTCGATCGGGCTTTATGACCACGAGCGTCATTGGCCGGTCGATTTTGCAGCTCAGTACTGGCACTTCTTGGACATCGTTTGGCTCTGCATGATGCTAGCATTTTGGTGCACGACAGGCGGATTTGGTTTCTAG
- the folP gene encoding dihydropteroate synthase produces MNTPSKPAKRPSTWNIGQRSLPLSERPLVMGILNVTPDSFSDGGRHNDVDRAIEVALQMQSDGADIIDIGGESTRPYSDPVATEDEIRRTIPVIEGLSDRLAIPISIDTSKAAVASAAIQAGAEIINDVTGLEGDPQMINVALRNEVGICAMHMQGTPQTMQDHPSYDDVVEEIYDYLVRRLNALEAAGIRRDRICLDPGIGFGKTHEHNFTLLQHTKRFCDIGVPILIGHSRKGFIGKAIGDKEADRDAGTLGVSLAVMLQGADVIRVHNVRLTVDAIRLFKLTQGSNHQLNRG; encoded by the coding sequence ATGAATACACCCAGCAAACCGGCGAAACGTCCATCCACTTGGAATATCGGACAACGAAGCCTGCCGTTGTCAGAACGCCCATTGGTCATGGGCATCCTGAATGTCACGCCCGACAGTTTTTCTGATGGCGGACGGCACAACGATGTCGACCGTGCGATCGAGGTTGCACTGCAAATGCAGTCCGATGGAGCCGACATCATCGACATCGGTGGCGAAAGCACTCGTCCTTACAGTGATCCAGTCGCCACCGAAGACGAAATTCGACGGACAATTCCGGTTATCGAAGGCCTCTCCGATCGGCTTGCAATTCCGATCAGCATCGATACCAGTAAAGCTGCCGTCGCGAGCGCCGCGATCCAAGCCGGTGCGGAAATCATCAACGATGTCACCGGTCTCGAAGGCGACCCGCAGATGATCAACGTCGCGTTGCGAAACGAAGTCGGGATCTGTGCAATGCACATGCAGGGCACCCCACAGACGATGCAAGATCATCCAAGTTATGACGATGTCGTCGAAGAAATCTACGACTATCTGGTTCGTCGCCTGAATGCCTTGGAAGCAGCCGGAATCAGGCGAGATCGAATTTGTTTGGACCCTGGAATCGGGTTTGGCAAAACCCACGAACACAACTTCACATTGCTGCAGCACACCAAACGTTTTTGCGATATCGGTGTCCCAATTCTGATCGGGCACAGTCGCAAAGGTTTCATCGGTAAAGCGATCGGCGACAAAGAAGCCGATCGCGATGCGGGAACACTTGGAGTTTCATTGGCGGTGATGTTACAAGGCGCGGACGTCATTCGCGTGCACAACGTCCGACTCACCGTCGATGCCATTCGGCTTTTCAAATTGACCCAGGGATCGAATCATCAACTCAACCGCGGCTAA
- a CDS encoding ribonuclease E/G — MKREMLMNVLQPEESRIAILHDGKLEELYVERKSVEAYAGNIYRGKIVNLEPSIQAAFVDFGVGRNGFLHISDVEPQYFRQGGYDPEEIKRESDEMAEAAAKRARESGRGSKRAFKGGRPRIKPPIQEIFKRGDEVLVQVIKEGIGTKGPTLSTYISIPGRYLVLMPALERVGVSRKIEDEDDRKRLRRCLLSLNPPKGLGFIVRTAGAGRSEKELGRDMDYLIRLWKTIVRRVKGGGGPGVLYEESDLIIKTIRDIYSDDIDHIMIDEKQSFENARDFLKMVMPRVVDRLKLYEGPEPLFHRYKLEREIIKIHQRQVKLPNGGSIVIDPTEALVAIDVNSGNFRGGEESAEENAFRLNLAAAKEIARQLRLRDLGGVIVNDFIDMRKESHRRKVERALRDAMKKDRARTKILRTSPFGLVEMTRQRIRPSLKRSIYQDCPCCEGRGLVKTAESMSIEVVRMLALAVKNEHIQRVTIRVNDAVAAHLNNQKRRSVMEMEDAGKMTVQILGSEGLYPEHLEMDCRDGQGERVEIDS, encoded by the coding sequence ATGAAACGAGAAATGTTGATGAACGTGCTCCAGCCTGAAGAGAGCCGCATCGCTATTTTGCACGACGGAAAACTCGAAGAACTTTATGTTGAACGGAAGAGCGTCGAAGCCTACGCAGGAAACATCTATCGCGGGAAAATTGTCAATCTAGAGCCCAGTATCCAAGCCGCCTTCGTCGATTTTGGCGTCGGGCGAAATGGCTTTTTGCACATCAGCGATGTCGAACCGCAGTATTTTCGCCAGGGCGGTTATGATCCCGAAGAGATCAAACGCGAATCGGATGAGATGGCCGAAGCGGCCGCAAAACGTGCTCGCGAATCCGGGCGTGGATCGAAACGGGCATTCAAAGGTGGTCGGCCACGGATCAAGCCACCAATCCAAGAGATTTTTAAGCGTGGCGACGAAGTCTTGGTCCAAGTGATCAAGGAAGGGATTGGCACCAAAGGGCCGACTTTAAGCACGTACATTTCGATCCCAGGACGCTATCTTGTCCTGATGCCAGCGCTCGAACGCGTCGGTGTTAGCCGGAAAATCGAAGACGAAGACGATCGTAAACGCCTGCGACGTTGCTTGCTTTCGCTTAACCCGCCAAAGGGCTTGGGCTTTATCGTTCGCACTGCCGGTGCGGGACGAAGCGAAAAAGAACTGGGCCGCGACATGGATTACCTGATCCGGTTGTGGAAGACCATCGTTCGCAGAGTCAAAGGTGGTGGCGGTCCGGGCGTGTTGTATGAAGAGAGTGATCTGATCATCAAGACGATTCGCGATATCTATAGCGATGACATCGATCACATCATGATCGATGAAAAGCAATCATTCGAAAACGCGCGTGACTTCTTGAAGATGGTCATGCCACGCGTTGTCGACCGGCTGAAGCTTTATGAAGGCCCCGAGCCGTTGTTTCATCGCTACAAGCTGGAACGAGAGATCATCAAGATTCACCAACGTCAGGTGAAGCTACCCAACGGCGGATCGATCGTGATCGATCCGACAGAAGCGTTGGTGGCAATCGATGTGAACAGTGGTAACTTCCGTGGCGGCGAAGAGTCCGCCGAAGAGAATGCGTTCCGCTTGAACTTGGCTGCCGCAAAGGAAATCGCGCGGCAATTGCGATTGCGTGACCTTGGCGGTGTGATCGTCAATGACTTTATCGATATGCGTAAAGAAAGCCATCGACGAAAGGTCGAGCGGGCGCTTCGCGATGCGATGAAGAAAGACCGTGCACGCACAAAAATCTTACGCACCAGTCCGTTCGGCTTGGTCGAGATGACGCGTCAGCGAATTCGTCCGAGTTTGAAACGAAGCATCTATCAAGATTGTCCATGCTGCGAAGGCCGTGGCTTGGTCAAGACCGCCGAAAGCATGTCGATCGAGGTGGTGCGAATGTTGGCGCTGGCTGTCAAGAACGAACATATCCAGCGAGTCACGATTCGTGTCAACGACGCTGTCGCCGCACATCTGAACAACCAGAAACGCCGAAGCGTGATGGAAATGGAAGATGCGGGAAAGATGACCGTTCAGATTTTGGGTAGCGAAGGACTTTATCCGGAGCACCTAGAGATGGATTGCCGGGACGGCCAAGGCGAACGCGTCGAGATCGATTCCTAG